In Fusarium oxysporum Fo47 chromosome XI, complete sequence, the following are encoded in one genomic region:
- a CDS encoding cytochrome P450, which yields MLLDFAFTNTWLIPASLATYWLGWLIYTLTFHPLSKIPGPYLARFSRLWYLHKIWTEDVEKHERALHAKHGPLIRIAPDEISCSELITCAIGSPEAFASIYRFSNALDKGRFYEPYNTTGFSPHGDVFSCKNDKKHGQRRRITSNIYSMTNVASSEEYIDSCSNLLTERLGQFADSGKPCDIGEWLHWYTFDIIGELFYGRAFGFIDEGKDQNDWIKSLDKMIPFVCLMGVAPPILRPLIGLGTMISSAGKEIRKGVKNIGESSSRLMKEAYASRIEAPRTDMAQQIFSIFEKNGERMDFRWGDVEQESYGALFAGSDTTAIAFRSLFYHLMHNPEAYSRLEIEIDRAVDDGLLSMPATYKEAIKLPYLCACIKEALRIWPGAQLSLPRTVPPEGLTICGQFIPGGYVVGINAAVMHFDKRVFGQDADSFNPDRWMDTARANYMDKYMMAFGGGTRTCLGKNIALIELHKLSPQLIRNYRFEFYDRNRTRWHTRNTFFARQEGIVVRVKHREH from the exons ATGTTATTGGATTTTGCATTTACCAACACATGGCTTATACCGGCCTCGCTAGCCACTTACTGGCTGGGTTGGCTTATCTACACCCTCACCTTCCATCCATTGAGCAAGATTCCAGGTCCTTACCTCGCAAGATTCTCACGACTGTGGTATTTGCACAAGATCTGGAcagaggatgttgagaagcaTGAAAGGGCCCTCCATGCCAAACACGGTCCCCTCATCCGCATCGCTCCAGATGAAATATCATGTTCCGA GCTAATCACATGTGCTATTGGCAGCCCTGAGGCTTTTGCTAGTATCTATCGCTTCTCCAACGCTTTGGACAAAGGACGATTCTATGAACCTTACAATACAACCGGCTTCAGCCCCCATGGTGATGTCTTTTCGTgcaagaacgacaagaagcACGGCCAGAGGCGCAGGATTACCAGCAACATCTACTCAATGACAAACGTAGCCTCGTCGGAAGAGTACATTGACTCTTGCAGCAATCTTCTCACAGAGCGATTGGGTCAGTTTGCAGATTCGGGCAAGCCTTGTGATATCGGCGAGTGGCTTCACTG GTACACTTTCGACATTATCGGAGAACTGTTTTATGGACGTGCGTTTGGATTTATTGACGAGGGCAAAGACCAGAATGACTGGATAAAATCACTCGACAAGATGATCCCTTTTGTGTGCTTGATGGGTGTTGCGCCACCAATCCTTCGGCCACTCATTGGTCTCGGAACTATGATCTCTTCTGCTGGTAAAGAAATCAGAAAAGGGGT CAAAAACATTGGCGAATCCTCTTCACGACTCATGAAGGAAGCATACGCATCGCGTATTGAAGCACCTCGAACTGACATGGCGCAGCAAATCTTTAGCATTTTTGAAAAGAACGGGGAAAGGATGGACTTCCGCTGGGGAGATGTCGAACAGGAGTCGTACGGTGCGCTCTTTGCCGGTAGTGATACTACGGCCATTGCTTTTCGCTCGTTGTTCTACCATCTCATGCACAACCCTGAAGCTTACAGCCGGCTTGAGATAGAAATCGACCGagctgttgacgatggcctACTCAGTATGCCTGCGACGTATAAGGAAGCTATTAAGCTTCCCTATCTCTGCGCATGTATTAAAGAAGCTCTTCGTATCTGGCCTGGCGCACAGCTCT CTCTGCCTCGAACTGTACCCCCAGAGGGCCTGACTATCTGCGGTCAATTCATCCCTGGAGGTTATGTTGTTGGCATCAACGCCGCTGTGATGCACTTCGACAAGAGGGTGTTTGGGCAAGACGCCGATAGCTTTAACCCTGACCGATGGATGGACACAGCTCGTGCTAATTATATGGACAAGTACATGATGGCTTTTGGCGGGGGCACTCGTACATGCTTGGGCAAAAACATTGCCCTCATTGAGCTACATAAACTGTCTCCTCAACTGATCCGAAACTATCGATTTGAGTTCTACGACCGGAACAGGACTCGGTGGCATACTAGAAACACCTTCTTTGCTCGACAAGAGGGAATTGTGGTCCGTGTTAAACACCGAGAGCATTAG
- a CDS encoding cutinase — protein sequence MLSQFITFLALAGCAVAAPSPRAAKCTSYTIINTRGTGEIQGPSAGFRTMNSQITSQVPGGKIYNTVYLAGYDQNSAQGTQDIIREVKSVLASNPSECFILEGYSQGAAATVNALSQLTGSAGDAVKGVFLIGDPLHKSGLACNVDNNGGTTTKNVNGLEAFGGAGIPQNWISRTLDVCIFGDGVCDTTHGFGINAQHLQYPNDAATQNLGTTFVVKKLNG from the exons ATGCTTTCACAGTTCATCACGTTCCTCGCCCTTGCAGGCTGCGCAGTCGCCGCTCCAAGCCCAAGAGCCGCAAAGTGCACATCctacaccatcatcaacacacGCGGCACCGGCGAAATCCAAGGCCCATCCGCTGGGTTCCGCACCATGAACTCCCAAATTACATCCCAAGTTCCCGGCGGCAAGATCTACAACACCGTATACCTCGCTGGCTACGACCAAAACTCTGCTCAAGGAACACAGGACATTATCCGCGAGGTGAAGAGTGTCCTAGCGTCTAACCCCAGTGAATGCTTCATCTTGGAGGGTTACTCCCAGGGTGCTGCGGCGACTGTGAATGCGCTGTCGCAGTTAACGGGGAGTGCTGGGGATGCTGTCAAGGGTGTGTTTTTGATTGGCGATCCGTTGCATAAGAGCGGGTTGGCGTGTAATGTTGATAACAATGGTGGTACGACGACTAAGAATGTCAATGGGCTTGAGGCTTTTGGGGGTGCTGGTATTCCTCAGAACTGGATCTCTCGCACGCTTGATGTTTGTATCTTT GGCGATGGAGTCTGTGATACAACGCATGGGTTTGGTATCAAtgctcaacatcttcaataTCCGAATGATGCGGCGACTCAGAACCTTGGAACGACTTTTGTTGTCAAGAAGTTGAATGGGTAA
- a CDS encoding uncharacterized protein (expressed protein) gives MPETKGQGEKKDQSAPPPQPKEAHEHEEHHHGKDFAKRAGHAMTFGAGATIGSDAVNGVIKNL, from the exons ATGCCCGAGACAAAAGGCCAAGGA gaaaagaaggatCAGTCAGCGCCACCACCTCAACCCAAAGAAGCGCATGAACATGAAGAG catcatcatggtAAAGACTTTGCAAAAAGGGCTGGCCACGCAATGACTTTTGGTGCAGGTGCCACTATTGGATCAGACGCCGTAAATGGGGTTATTAAAAACCTGTAA
- a CDS encoding uncharacterized protein (expressed protein): protein MVVRLCRSIERKHQNDSISRLRLTCQRFCLLCSDYAVRRCGTLDFSRPESVKLFRQVLENPRIAEGVCEVNVRLHFYHPWIAASLDNFTAATLSEWGQRAHIFDEPIGINSDGQMSFECLIQRFVNDIHMPNDESVEPSISRNRADETSYPKGILQHAYGKYKERYDSQILLHGDGAFALGIAEIMARLPNIRHVTLHDGVLENNYDLGRKFDPIDEQDTSAQANILIQVLSRPMLWEEARWIQPSEFIWPGVPTGLLVDIPLALGAVDLLVIDQLSIHVSAAPDYTTMQLSRDDQDKLSDAIKRLDLLQFSFSPRCRSGCGPWIKNGEENDTIRTAREMEVINEYLGAIFNAGCIAHADINLGEFWYSLGLKSMLAAPASVGIGFMWPLGSDLRSIHLTEISVNIMQLGALAAALGIGSEVSLFLVHIRVGSWRDALQTLRDGLRNPQSVSIRHPIGGEVQNLTEDQIESAFGSRHTEEGTKAECYAMGRMVENPLIAPR from the coding sequence ATGGTAGTAAGGCTATGCAGAAGCATAGAACGAAAGCACCAGAATGACAGTATCTCCAGGCTGAGATTAACCTGCCAGAGGTTTTGCCTGCTCTGCAGCGATTACGCTGTTCGTCGCTGCGGCACTTTAGATTTCAGCCGTCCAGAGAGTGTCAAGTTATTTCGACAAGTGCTTGAAAATCCTCGAATCGCAGAAGGAGTATGCGAAGTCAATGTGCGTTTGCATTTCTACCATCCATGGATTGCGGCCAGTCTTGACAACTTCACCGCAGCCACTTTGTCTGAATGGGGGCAACGAGCACACATTTTCGACGAGCCAATTGGCATCAACTCAGACGGACAAATGTCGTTTGAGTGCTTGATACAACGATTTGTCAACGACATACATATGCCTAATGATGAGTCTGTAGAGCCATCTATATCGCGCAACAGGGCAGACGAGACAAGCTATCCAAAGGGTATCCTACAACATGCTTATGGAAAATACAAAGAAAGATACGATTCACAGATACTCTTGCATGGCGACGGCGCCTTTGCACTCGGGATAGCTGAGATCATGGCGAGACTGCCAAATATCCGGCATGTCACGCTCCATGACGGCGTTCTTGAAAACAACTATGATCTCGGCCGCAAGTTTGATCCAATTGACGAACAAGACACCTCAGCTCAAGCCAATATTCTAATCCAAGTCCTTTCTCGGCCTATGCTATGGGAGGAAGCACGTTGGATCCAACCAAGCGAGTTCATCTGGCCTGGGGTTCCGACGGGATTACTCGTGGATATTCCCCTAGCACTGGGCGCAGTGGATTTACTGGTTATCGATCAGCTCTCCATCCACGTATCAGCTGCGCCAGATTACACGACAATGCAACTCAGCAGAGATGACCAGGACAAGTTATCAGACGCCATCAAACGACTCGACCTTTTGCAGTTCAGCTTTTCGCCACGGTGCCGCAGCGGTTGTGGCCCGTGGATTAAGAATGGAGAGGAGAACGATACGATCAGGACAGCGAGAGAGATGGAGGTTATCAATGAATACTTGGGTGCAATCTTCAACGCCGGATGCATAGCACATGCTGATATAAACCTTGGCGAATTTTGGTACAGCTTAGGTCTTAAATCCATGCTCGCTGCTCCGGCCTCAGTTGGTATTGGGTTCATGTGGCCTCTGGGGTCTGACTTGCGCTCCATTCACCTCACCGAGATCTCCGTCAATATTATGCAACTTGGAGCGTTGGCTGCGGCTCTCGGCATTGGATCAGAGGTTTCGTTATTTTTAGTTCACATCAGAGTAGGGTCATGGCGAGATGCTCTTCAAACATTGAGAGACGGGTTGCGTAATCCGCAGTCAGTTTCTATCAGACACCCTATTGGTGGTGAGGTTCAGAACCTCACAGAGGACCAAATCGAGTCAGCTTTCGGCTCGCGACACACAGAAGAGGGCACAAAGGCTGAATGCTACGCTATGGGGAGAATGGTAGAAAATCCACTCATTGCACCTAGATAG
- a CDS encoding galactose-binding domain-like protein: protein MPPVERGWITFFVDRVFGWWSGLPRETSSYTTEFIQIPSGDVKLAANLYQPTTSPRGTILIRTSYGIAPLMALGNARMFASRGYQVLLAACRGTDPSDGQDVVPAVHEAEDGLATVAWMREQPWYTGSFATYGGSYLGHTQWAILTDPPPDMKAAIISTGPVDFGAFTWGTGAMETHMIAWAALMTAPKRGITPGLPYIRKLPQTLQPVYDSLPLMDGIKDHLQNKEPPWLEELISQSDTSTPFWSRADQSVALQKAKIPILQSTGWNDSVLPMILNQHSVLVEQGAPAFLTIGPWSHLGSQRGPTLIEGLQFFDYYLAGRGTAPRASPCRVFVTGLNEWRDLTSWPPPASSTRDFFLSPNTLSKEQPKQASSSSFTFNPNDTTPPIGMPRPFDDVQPTNYNDTQLAQRSDVAVFDTPPLESDIEVCGKPLIELHHSTDNPHADILVRLSEVDSRGKSTRISDVYKRLDPTRGPEPLSLVLVDCAHVFRKGMKIRVIIAGGAHPAYLRNLGTGENQAYGATTKPAVHTIHHSKDAVSRLTLPVTARN from the coding sequence ATGCCGCCTGTTGAACGCGGTTGGATCACCTTCTTCGTCGACCGCGTCTTCGGCTGGTGGTCCGGCTTACCTAGAGAAACAAGCAGCTACACAACTGAATTCATCCAAATCCCAAGCGGAGATGTGAAACTCGCTGCAAATCTATATCAACCAACCACTTCCCCTCGCGGCACGATTCTCATCCGTACGTCCTACGGTATTGCACCGCTCATGGCTCTTGGAAACGCACGTATGTTCGCTTCGCGAGGTTACCAGGTCTTACTCGCCGCATGTAGAGGCACAGATCCTTCTGACGGTCAGGACGTCGTACCTGCAGTTCATGAAGCAGAAGATGGTCTTGCGACTGTTGCTTGGATGCGTGAACAGCCTTGGTATACGGGATCGTTCGCTACCTACGGGGGATCGTATCTTGGACATACCCAGTGGGCTATTTTGACCGATCCACCACCGGATATGAAGGCTGCTATCATCAGTACTGGCCCAGTCGACTTTGGTGCCTTTACTTGGGGCACTGGAGCGATGGAAACACATATGATCGCCTGGGCAGCCTTGATGACTGCCCCGAAGCGGGGTATCACTCCTGGTTTGCCATATATCAGGAAGCTACCTCAAACACTGCAGCCTGTGTACGATTCTCTGCCTCTCATGGATGGTATAAAGGACCATTTGCAGAATAAGGAGCCCCCGTGGCTGGAAGAATTAATCAGTCAAAGTGATACGTCCACTCCGTTTTGGTCGAGGGCTGATCAGAGTGTCGCACTGCAAAAAGCCAAGATTCCGATCTTGCAGTCGACAGGGTGGAACGATAGCGTTCTGCCGATGATTTTGAACCAGCACAGCGTTTTAGTGGAACAAGGAGCACCGGCCTTTCTGACCATCGGTCCATGGTCACACCTTGGCTCACAACGAGGTCCAACGTTGATTGAAGGTTTACAGTTCTTTGATTACTATCTCGCCGGTCGCGGCACCGCTCCTAGAGCATCGCCATGTCGAGTTTTCGTTACAGGCTTGAATGAATGGCGAGATCTGACCAGCTGGCCACCGCCCGCTTCGTCCACGCGAGACTTCTTCTTATCCCCCAACACCCTCAGCAAAGAACAGCCTAAGCAAGCATCAAGTTCAAGTTTTACATTCAACCCTAATGACACAACTCCTCCTATTGGTATGCCTCGACCTTTCGACGATGTCCAGCCCACAAACTACAATGACACTCAGCTCGCACAACGCTCCGATGTTGCGGTCTTCGATACCCCACCACTCGAGAGTGATATAGAAGTCTGCGGCAAACCATTGATCGAACTTCATCATTCCACCGATAATCCACACGCTGATATTCTAGTTCGGCTTAGCGAAGTCGATAGCAGGGGAAAGTCTACCCGCATAAGTGATGTTTACAAAAGACTAGATCCTACAAGAGGTCCTGAGCCGCTGAGTCTTGTGTTGGTGGATTGCGCGCATGTTTTCCGCAAGGGAATGAAGATCCGTGTGATCATCGCCGGTGGTGCACATCCAGCTTATTTGCGCAACCTCGGAACGGGGGAAAACCAGGCGTACGGGGCGACGACCAAACCGGCAGTTCACACGATTCATCATTCTAAAGACGCTGTGTCAAGACTAACTCTCCCCGTCACGGCTCGAAATTAA